In Metopolophium dirhodum isolate CAU chromosome 9, ASM1992520v1, whole genome shotgun sequence, the genomic window GACGATATGTTAATCGTaggcttataatatattatgtttataagtatttttttcccGTGTACTCACAAACTCTTTCGAGTTTTTACGTCCACGGTTTTATAGGTGATTAAAATGATTACGAATCACCATCGCAGAACTAACCGACAAAATATTCATTCATCAGATGATGTCCATGTctgatattaatacattaacgTTTATGTACGGTAGATTTACCTAAGTTGTAACGTAATACACTCCATAAGCATGAATAGATAAAGACATCTTGTTTTAATCGCAAACGGTTTGCTATGGATACATTTGACTATCTGAGtagaatatataaaatgtgtCCTAGCATATTATTACATCAAACGTGATGCAGATGCAGATTTATAAGTAACATTtagaaatatagtaaaattatcatCTGCAGTAAACATACCTACTACGGAAATAGGAACTTTTTGCTCGAATATAAATCACTGCcagtataatacctactatgcGATAGGTATATGCGTCACAAGCGTAATTAGTGTTGCATTCGTTCATACAATCATATTACTTCAAGCCTATTACATTGTAGAGAGTGAGTAGTGAGTACACGCGTCGAAATACTTAATggataacaactataataaatatgtcgTGTTCGCATACCATCCGGGAACGTCCTCGGGGCTCTCGCAGCTTCCACTACCGTCGGAATCGCCGATTTTGAAAACTGTGCCGATCGGGCAACCGTATTCTCTGGGAGTGCCTTCCAGGCAGATGTAGTACTTCCTGCAGTCATCTGGGTGAGCGTGTCTGCTGAAAGATCCCACGGAAGCCAATAATTCACCGGCGGCCGGGCAGTTGAAACCGTTTGCTACTTCTACGGTAGaccatgaaaaaaaatataaaataaactccGTTGTTTAAATCGATATCCGTGCTAGACCAAAATACTACATCATATACACTATGCAGTATActgtaaagtatataatatactaacctTCGACTTTGCATTCTGGTACTTGGTCGGCCCACATGCACACCCTGGATTCGCGGTCGTAAGCCAAACCCGGAGAACATTGATATCTGCTAGCTTCGCCTCCCCAACAGTTCCAGAAGGTGTCGCACTTGACATCGTCCGGGAAGATTCCGTATAATCTCGGGCAGTGGGGTCCGCCGACGGCAGGTTCTGCATGCAGCGGGTAAATTAAGTGAGTTATTGTcacgaaacaaaataatataataatatataataattatagataatatcatACTTTCAGTTGTACGATAGAGTAAAGCATTTGTGACTGGCTTTATTTAAGAAGCAAAGG contains:
- the LOC132952522 gene encoding protein obstructor-E isoform X2; the protein is MKIYLLASVLLIAAYQVHGQREEFKCPDDYGFYPHSLSCDKYWKCDNNVAELKTCGNGLAFDDTDPKYLKENCDYLHNVDCGARSQLEPAVGGPHCPRLYGIFPDDVKCDTFWNCWGGEASRYQCSPGLAYDRESRVCMWADQVPECKVEEVANGFNCPAAGELLASVGSFSRHAHPDDCRKYYICLEGTPREYGCPIGTVFKIGDSDGSGSCESPEDVPGCEDYYGDVDLKALRKIGYRR